ACGCTTGATGCGCCGCTCGCTCACGCGCGCGGTACCGTCCCAACCCAAGCCGCGCGGCACGGCACTTGCCGACCGGTCAGTAGCGATAAAAAGTCACCGCGGGAGCGCGGAATTCCACCGATTGGTGGGGAAGCATTCGCGTAACTTGCGAAGTATTCCCCGTCTCCCGGCATTTTTTCCCATTCAACTCAATCACTTGGAGGCAGCGAGCATCATGAAACGCAGCATCACTTTCCTGCTTTCTCTTACATTGGCTTGTGCAGTGGCTTTCCTGCTGCAAGACAGCAGCAGCGCGAGTAACGCGCCAGTCAAAAACGCCACCTTTTCCAAAGACGTCGCGCCGATCTTTTTCAAGAATTGCGCCGAGTGTCATCGCCCCGGCGAAGGCGCGCCTTTTTCGGTTTTGAGTTACAAGGACGTGCGCCCCTGGGCCAAATCCATCAAGGAAAAAATCGCGCTCAAAACTATGCCGCCCTGGCACGCCGATCCGCATTTTGGCGAATGGGCCAATGATCGCCGCCTGACGCAGGCCGAGATGGATACGATTCTCGCTTGGGTTGCCAATGGTGCGCCCGAAGGCAATGCCAAAGACATGCCGCCCGTGCCGAAATTTACGGAAGGCTGGACGATTGGCAAGCCCGACATCGTCATCCCCATGCCCGAAACCTTCACCCTGGAAGCGACCGGGCCGGATGAATATCAATACTTCACCGTTGACCCAGGTTTCAAAGAAGACATCTACGTGCAAAGTGCCGAGGCGCGGCCCGACAATCGCAAGATCGTCCATCACATCATCGCCTTTATCCAGACGCCCAATGCCAGTGGCCGTCAGCGCCCCGATCTGAGCAAACTGAGCAAAGAAGAGATCGAAAAGCTACGCGCCCAAATGGAAAAGAATTCGCCGACCTATCGCGAAGGTTTCCTCATTCGCACCAAGGCCGATGCGCCGGTTGACAATGATGGCTGCGCATCGCCGACGAGCGGCAAGTTGGGGCGCGGGGATCGTGGCCAGGACATGGAAAGTGGTCAACTGTTGGCGGGCTATGCGCCGGGCATGAATCAGGCCGTCTGGGAACCCGGCACCGTCAAGAGGATTCCCGCCGGTTCGAAGATTCTCTTTCAGATGCATTACAACAAAGCTGCCGGTTCGGTGCAGCAAGACCGTTCGAGCATCGGCTTGATTCTGGCCAAACGCGAACCCGAAAAGCTGGTGCATACCTTCGGCATCTCGAACAACGCTTTTCTGATTCCACCTGGCGCAGAGAATCACCGCGTAACAGCCTGCTTCACCACGAAAGAGGACATGCACATCATCAACTTCATGCCGCACCTGCACCTGCGCGGCAAAGCGGTCGAATACAAAGCCTTCTATCCGGACGGCAAGGCCGAAATCCTGCTCAACGTGCCGCAATACGATTTCTCTTGGCAGACGGCCTATTACTTCAAACAGGCCAAAGCGATTCCGAAAGGCACGCGGATTATGGTGACGGCGTATTTCGACAATTCGACGAAAAACAAATACAACCCTGATCCGACCAAGGCGGTGCGCTACGGCGAACCGACCTATGACGAAATGATGATTGGCTGGCTGGATTACACGAACGACAATGAACGGGTAAAACCCACCACGGCCCTCAATCTGTCGCAACCTGGGCAATAAACCAGCGCGCAGCAAAAACGGTCGCCAGCGGGAGCGCCGCCGCCCCCGTCCGCTTTAGAGAGTTAAGCCGCGCAACTTCCTTGAATGTGGGGAAAGGACGTTGCACGACTTAAGCAGAGGCGGACGGGGGGGTCGGCGCTCCCGTCCATTTAGCGTCGCTGCAACCGCGCCGCTACTTTTTCAACTTCGCCCAGCAAGCGCACAGTGTTCTCGCCCAAAATGTTGCGGATGTCTTTTTCCGCATAGCCCTTGCGCAAGAGCGCCTCGGTGATCTTGGGCAACTGCGTGCAATCCTTCATGCCTTCGGGCATCGAACCGCCGTCGAAATCCGAACCCAACCCAACGTGATCCGCGCCGACCAGCTTCACCGCGTGGTCAATGTGTTCGACGATCTTTTCCCACGAAACTTTGGGCGCGGGGCCGAATTGCTTGGCAACCTCTTCGCGGGCTTTGGCGCGGTTTTCCGGGTTCTGACCGCCGAGTTGCTGCATGATCGCGCGCTGGGCGTCAGCCGTTTTCAGCCCGTATTGATACAGCCCTTCGTCAATAAAGCTGTCCAGGTAATTGATCTGAATCACGCCGCCTTTGGCCGCCAGCGCCTTGATCATCTCGTCGGTCATATTGCGCGGATGCCCGGCGACGGCGCGACACGAAGAATGCGACGCAATCATCGGCGCCTGACTCACGGCCAATGCGTCGAAAAACGTCTTGTCCGCCACGTGCGAAATGTCCACCAGCACGCCCAGCTTGTTCAGTTCACGCACGACGTCTTTGCCAAAATCGGTCAGGCCGTTGTGCTTCGGCGCATCACCCGACGAATCGGCCCAGTCGGTATTGACCGAATGCGTCAGCGTCAAATAGCGCACGCCCAGTTCGGCGTACATGCGCAACAGTGGCAGGCTGTTGTTGATCATGTGCCCGCCTTCCATCCCCATCAACGCGGCGACCTTGCCTTGCTTGTGCGCCTTGCGGATGTCGGCAGCCGTCGTACACAGCATCACCTGATCGGGCATATCCGCCGCCAGCTTATGCACGGCGGCGATGCGTTCGAGCGAGTTATTAACGGCGAGGGGCCCGGTCACGGTGCCGGACATGAAGATCGAAAAGAACAGCGCGTTTAGCCCGCCCTTTTTCATGCGCGGCAGATCGAGTGCGTTGTCGGTATGTTCGTCGGTGAACTTCCAGCCCTCGCGTTGCAAGCGCGGCGTGGTGTCAATGTGTGTGTCAATCACGATGGAGGAAAAATGAATCTTTTTCGCCTTCTCGGCAATTTTGTCAGGTTGTTGGGCGAATGCGGGTAAAGCCGCCAGAGCCAGCAGGCAAAAGATTGAAATCATTCGTTGCATAGATTCTCCGATGGATGAAGCAGGAGAGATTACGGAACAGACGGAAGCTGTTTCGGATGTTATTCGCAGGGCTTTTGCCAAGTCCTCAAAACATCCTCCAAAGACCTTTGACTGATTCCTGATTCCTGATTCCTGATTCCTGGCAAACTGAGAATACCGGCTGACTTTCAATTTGCCAGGAATCAGGAGTCAGGAGTCAGTCAACCCGTTCGAACGCTCGCGCTGGCGACTTGGCAAAAGCCCTGATGTTATTCGTTCCGTCTGTTCCGTTATTTCCGTCTGTTCCGTAATCTCTTTTTACTTGGTTGTTACTTCTTCGTGCTTGCGTATTTTGTTGCGGCCTCTGCCCACTTGTGCGGCAATACATCCGGCACGACGCTGACCTCGGTGGTGAACTTGAACGGATACTTGCCGCCGCTGTCATACACCAACTCGACAAAGAACGCCGTGTAACCGCTGGCCGGTTTCGCGACGCGGCCTACATACGCACCGTTCGTTTCGGCCTGCAAGGGCGTGCTCGTATACGCCTTGCCAAGCACGTCCAGACGAAAGTCACGCGCCTTAGAATTCGTCGCTTGCCACAGATTCACTTCGCGCGGCTTGTCTTTCGGCGTGACGGTCAGCGTGCCATCCGCCGCCTTGCGCCAGGTGAATTGCGGGCGTGGTTTGTTTGTGATGACGGCCTGATAAAACGCCGCCAGGCTTTGCAGCGCATCCGAACCGGCCAGATCGTGCTTGGCGTTCGGCACATAACGAATATGCTTTTCTTCCGGCAATTCGCCGTAATAAAACTGCGAATTGTCGGGCAGAAAAAATTGATCGCCGGATGCGTTAATCATGAACTTCGGCATCTTCAGGCTGGCGCGTTGGCGATAATTGAATGGGTCTTCGATGCCCAGCACCGCTTGGTATTCGGGCGTGCCGATCTTGTGCGGGAACAGACCGTGATTGACATAATCGTTGAGCGCCGAAGAGAAGAACCCATAAACCTCAAAATGATGGCGCGTGATCGCTTCGCTGTTGAGCGCGTCAATCACCATCGGCGCAATCGCCATCACACGTTTGTCCACCGTGCCCACCAGCCAGGTCGTCCAACCACGTTTCGATCCGCCGGTGATGACGAACTGATCAATTTTGAGTTTGCCGCCCGCCTCACTCGCCAGAAACTCTTGCACGGCATCCAGCGCGCGCACGCCGCTTTTGACCATCGCCAACCGCACCAGCCAGAAATCATCTTTGGTCGTGAAATGTTTGACCCGCGTGTAAGCGATCAGATCGTCTTCCGAACGTCCCTTGTCCGGCGAATCAGTGAAATACAACGGTTGATTCGGCACCATCCCTAATTCAGCCACAACGGTGTTCGTGTCACTGGCGATCATCGTCGCACGTTCGGAGAGTTTGGTCGGCGCGGCGTCTTTGTTGCTGCCGCCGCCGATGTAAAGCAACGCGCTCCGGCCTGCCGCGCCGCTCGCCAACTTGTCCGGCTTGACCACCGTCAGCCAATGCTTCCACACCGGACGATCAACGTCTTTCGCGCTGCGCCAGGTTTGCGAAGTCAGTTCCAACACATAGCCCGTCAGCCCCGGCGCTTTGATCGTGTTGACCAGCTTCCAGCCGTAGACGGCGTCTTTTTGCGCGATGTAACGATCAAGGGCCGTTTGGCGTTCCTGGGCGAACACAGCCGCGCTCAGCGCCAGCCACAACATCACAACGATCTGCATGCGACGAATCATCAGTCCTCTCCTTTACGGTGCGGCGGGTAGCTTCACCAGCTTCAGCCCGGCATTTTCATAAACGATCTCGAACGGCAGCTTCGCCTGCTTGGGCACGACGGCGAATCCGGCGCGATACTTTTGCGCCAACATTGCAAATTGCTCGGCGCTCAATTCGCCGTAAGCCTTGTTCAACGGGCGGCGATTTTCCAACCCGCGCGCCGTGGGCAATTTGCCGCCGGTTAAATCTTTCAACCGCGCAAACCACTCATTCATTTGCAACGCTCCGTCGGGATTGGTTTTGAACTCGACGACGTTTGAACGATCCGTCAGCACGGTGAACCCTTCATTGGCGGGCGAGGTCAGGTAAACGGTGTCGCGCGCGCCGTGGGCTTTGATCCAATTGCACATCTCGATCCATTGCCATTCCCGCTGATTGCCGCCTTTGTCGCTGAGGTCGGAATACACCGTCACACCCCAGCGGAATTCCGCGTCCGGCTGCCGCGCGACACGATAACCCCAAATCGAAGCGGCCAATATCAATCCGACATTCAGCGCAGGCACCAACCAGCGCTGGCCTTGGCGTTGCCCCTGGCGTTGAGAAGCCGCAGCCAACACAAGATTGAATAGCAACACAACCGCCAGCGTGCCAAATACCGTCAGTAACGGACTCAACCGAATGCATTGCAGGTTGGCGAACTTGTCGTTTTTGAGCAGGTAGTAATCGCTGAAATGCATCAGCGCCAGCACGGCGAATGCGGCACTTAACCCAAACAACACGCCAACTGCGCGCGCCTCCGTCCGTTCACCGCGCCGTAACCACCACCAGACCAGCCCCAACACAACGAAATGCCCGCCGACCCACAACCCGTGCGCCGCCGACATCAACGCGAAATGGTGCGGGTGGCGGAAATCAATGTAATAGGCCAGCGAATACTCGCTGACGACTGGCTGCAACAAACCGCGCCGCAACATGCCCAGCAGATGCCCAAAGGCCGGCGCGGCGGCAGCCAGATAACACGCCGCCAGCTTCAGCACCTCTCGCCAACCGAACGTGCGCAATTGCAGCACGAAAAACGGCGCGATCATCAGCGTCCAGATGACGCCGATCTGTAAGTGAAAGAGCACCGCCAAGCCGGCGCACATCGCCGTCAGCGCGTAACGCCGCTGAATCAGCATGGCCGTAGACAGCAACACAAAGGCGTGCGCAAACAGGGGCGGTTGCAGTTCGGCGTTGCCGATGAAATCGTTCTCTTCCAACCCGCGCCCGGCCCAAAGGAAACCCGTGGCGATGAACAGACCAACGGCCAGATACGCCAGCCGCCCCAAACCAACCGTGCGGCACAAATACCAAAGCGCCCCCGCCAGCAACAGCGCGCCTAACACATGTAACGCGATGAGGCCGCGCGTTTCGCCCAGCAACGACGACGCCCCGGCCAGCAGCCACGCAAACACGCGATGATGATAGAGCCGCAATGAAATGTTGAAATCGCCCGGCAGATAATTCGGATCAAGCAGGCGCCGCACAACGGGCAACAGCCCTGAGTGATTGGACGCGCCGATGCTGATGCCGCCGTTGAAGGCGGTGCAGAGCGCAGCGATGACAGCGATGCTCGCGGCAGTGAGTACGCCCTCAAGCCAGGCAGTTCTTGTCTTGTTCATCAACCTTAACGCCTTCGTAAAACTTGCGCAGGCCACCTGGGTACGCACCGCTTCCAGCGTGCAGGAGTCAAGTCAGAGCTGTTGGCCGGTCAAAGCAGCTTGCCAAGACTGCACGCTGGAAGCGGTGCGTACCCAGGTGGCCGGCACTGCCTCATTACGCACTCGCCTTACTCACGATTTCAACTCGCCCCGTTTACGTTGCACATAGAACGACAACAGCAATAGCAAACCAACCGCCGTCCAAAACAACACGCGCAACTTCCGATAAACCGCCAGCGCCACGCCGGTCAGCGAACCCAGGCCCAGCACCTCGGCCAGCAATCCGGCGCTCGCTTCGTCAACACCCAGGCGCACCGGCACAAACGCAAACGCGAAATTGATGAAGCGGCCAATCGCTTCAAAGAGAAAGACGGCCAGCCAACTCGTATGCACGCCCAGCAAATGCAGCGTCAGCCAGATTTCGAGTACGCCAAATAAATGGAAGCCCGCTTCGTACACGCAGACCCAGGCGAAATCGCGGGGCCGCTGGCGATAAAACTTGAAATGGTGCTCTTCCAACCGTTGCAATTTCTGCAAGGGCGCTTCGAGCCGCTGAATGATGGAATGGAAAACCTGATGAAGACTGCTTATGTGCGCGCCTACTTTACGCAAAAGCTCGATCAGTGACCAGCGCCGCCACCACACCAGCGCCGCCACCAGCAAAAATGTGCCCAATCCCAACGCCAGCCCCGCGCTGACCAAACCCAGCGGCGTGTGCCATCCGGTAACCGTGAGTAACACCAGCGCCCCGGCCAGCATCACCACACAGGCGCTCAAAACGTAACTGAAGAGTTCCAGCGTTTGGGAAGCTACCACCGTCGCCAGCGGCAAATGCGCGCTGAAAATCACCAGCCGCGCCGGCTCGGCCAAGAGCGGCCCCGCCGTCGTCAGGTTGCCGATGGCGTCGCCGATGACGCGCGCGCGCCAGACACAAAACAAACCCACGCCGCGCTCGTCTTCGTGCAAACAGCGCAACCAGGCCAGCGCGCGCAGCACCGGACGCAAGCCGGAAACGATCAGTATCCACGCGAAACGCCCATCCAGCGCGCGCACGCGCTGCCAGAGTTCGTGCGCATCGAATCGTTGCAGGATAAAAACGAAGAGGGCCGCGCCGCCGAGGAGAGAAATTAAGGTGAGCAGGTGGGCGCGCGCTTTCATTTCGAGACAAGCTAGCGGGAGGGCGTTGTCAACGCGGGGTTGCCGCTTGTAGTTCCGCCTACAGGCGGCGCATTTGCCAATCAAGCTGACCGCCTGAAGGCGGAACTACAAACGTAATTCCTACGACTTTTTCCAGTTCGCCAATTGATCGGCAAAGGGATTGTTAAACGCTTTCGGCTTGCGTTCGTCACGTTGCCGGTTGTCGCGCGGGTCATTGCGACGATTGTCTTGCGGCGGGCGGCGGTCATTGCCGCGATTGTCGCCACGCGGACGACGCTCGCCACCAACGGCGGCCGCCTGTTCACGCGGTTGGGAGCGCACGACCTCGGCGTTGCTTTTCATCGTCAACGCAATCTGGTTTTTATCCAGATTGATTTCCAGCACACGCACACTGACGCGGTCGCCAGGGTTGACGACATCGCGCGGGTCTTTGACAAAACGATCCGACAGTTGCGAGATATGGACGAGGCCATCCTGATGCACGCCGATGTCCACGAACGCGCCGAAGTTCGTCACATTGGTCACGATGCCGGGGCAAACCATGCCGGGTTGCAGATCGCTGACCGCGTGTATGTCTTCGCGGAAGGTGAAGGCCTGGAACTCTTCGCGCGGGTCGCGGCCCGGTTTCGAGAGTTCGGCGACGATGTCGGCAAAGGTGAATTCGCCGACTTCGGCTTTGAGCGCCTCGTCCTGTTTGACCAGCGCGACGCCGGGGCCGGTCAAATCGGCGACCGTCTTGCCCAGCCGCGCGGCCAACGCTTCCAGTTGCGGGTAACGTTCGGGGTGGACGCCGGTGTTGTCGAGCGGATGTTCAGCACTAGCGATGCGCAGAAAGCCAGCGGCCTGTTCAAAGGTCTTCTTGCTGAAACGCGGGATGTCGAGCAGTTGCTGGCGCGAGGTGAACAGGCCAATGGCGCTGCGCTGTTCGACGATCTTTTTCGCCAGCGAAGGGCCAATGCCGGCAACATGTTCGAGCAGGTGATACGAAGCCGTATTCAGGTTGACGCCCACCGAGTTGACGCAGGAATCCACCACGAAATCGAGGCCTTTTTTCAACGCCGGTTGCGACACGTCGTGCTGGTACTGGCCGACGCCGATGCTTTTCGGATCGGTTTTGACCAGCTCGGCCAGCGGGTCTTGCAAGCGACGCGCAATCGAAATCGCGCCGCGCACGGTCAAATCTAAATCGGGAAACTCTTCGCGCGCGGTTTCGCTGGCGCTGTAAATGCTCGCGCCCGATTCGTTGACCATCACGACGGGAATGTTGCCATGTCCCGCTTCTTTCAATGCCTCGCGCACGAACAGTTCCGTCTCGCGTCCGGCGGTGCCGTTGCCGACCGCGATGGCGCGCACGTGGCCGTTCTTGACCGTCTCTTCCAGCAGCTTTTTGGCTTTGCTCTTGTCGCCCTCGCCTTGCAGATGCATCACGGTCGAGGTGATGTATTTGCCCGCGTCATCCACCAACGCCAACTTGCAGCCGGTGCGAATGCCGGGGTCAACGCCGAGCACGGCTTTGGAACCGAAGGGCGCAGCCAGCAGCAGCTTGCGCACGTTTTCGGCGAAGACCTTGATCGCGGCTTCGTCGGCGACTTCTTTCAAGGCGCGATGCACTTCGGTCTCGATGCTGGGCACGACGTAAGCCTTCATCGCCATGCGCGCCGCTTTGAGTAACAAGTCTTTGATGGCCTGCTCTGCCGCCTCATTCGACACGGCTGCGCTTTCGTAGCGTGCCAGCAAACCGGCTTCATAATTCGGATCAATCTCCTGCGCGCCTTCCTGTGTCGTGCTGGGGATGAGTCCCGCGCCCAGGTTGAGCGTCAATTCCTCCTCCATCCAGCCGCGCCGCATCGCCAGATAGCGGTGCGAGTTTTCGGGTTTGAGCAACGGCTGAATCGGCTCGCAGTAATCGAAATACTTTTCGTACTTGCTGTGCTGTTTCGCCTTGTCGCTCTTGCCCGTGCGGGCATGCGCTTTCTCGAAGACATACTTGCGCGTGAATTCGCGCAGTTCCTGCGTTTCGGATAAGCGTTCGATCAGGATGTCCTGCGCACCCTGAATGGCCGCGGCGGCATCCGTGATCTTGGCTTCTTCGTTGTAAAAGGCGAGCGCGTACACATCGAGCAATTGCCCCGGCTCGGCAATGGCGGCGCCGTGGCCCACATTCCAAACCCAATCGGCCAGCGGTTCCAGCCCGGCTTCTTTCGCAACCGTCGCTTTGGTTTTGCGTTTCTGTTTGTAGGGCAGATAGAGGTCTTCGAGCGAATCGAGGTTGAAGGTGGCGAGAATCTTGTTCTTCAATTCGTCAGTCAGTTTGCCCTGCCGCTCGATCTCTTCGACGATGAAGGTCTGGCGTTTGATGATCTCGTCCCAACGCTCTTTGGCGTCAATCACCCGTTGAATGGCGACTTCGTCGAGATTGCCCGTTTGCTCTTTGCGGTAACGGGCGATGAAGGGAACGGTGCCGCCCTCTGTGGTCAGCTTGAGCACGGCATCGGCGGAGGCGAGAGAAATTGCGGCGTGTAAGTCTTGGAACCAGGTTTCAAAAGTCATGTAAGGTTACTTCGGGTTAGGTGGTTGGTACAGTACCGCGCGCGTGAGCAAGCGGAACCGTCAGTGTTAATCATTGAATAAGGGATGACGATCCCGCTTGCTGACGCGCGCGGTACTGCATGGTCTTGCGCACCATGCGCAAAACCGATTCTTCGGTCGTCAGTGTTTCGATCTCATCCAACGCCACCCAAGCCAATTCGCGCGATTCGCGGCTGACGGTCAGCGGCGCGTGGCG
This portion of the Acidobacteriota bacterium genome encodes:
- a CDS encoding cytochrome c encodes the protein MKRSITFLLSLTLACAVAFLLQDSSSASNAPVKNATFSKDVAPIFFKNCAECHRPGEGAPFSVLSYKDVRPWAKSIKEKIALKTMPPWHADPHFGEWANDRRLTQAEMDTILAWVANGAPEGNAKDMPPVPKFTEGWTIGKPDIVIPMPETFTLEATGPDEYQYFTVDPGFKEDIYVQSAEARPDNRKIVHHIIAFIQTPNASGRQRPDLSKLSKEEIEKLRAQMEKNSPTYREGFLIRTKADAPVDNDGCASPTSGKLGRGDRGQDMESGQLLAGYAPGMNQAVWEPGTVKRIPAGSKILFQMHYNKAAGSVQQDRSSIGLILAKREPEKLVHTFGISNNAFLIPPGAENHRVTACFTTKEDMHIINFMPHLHLRGKAVEYKAFYPDGKAEILLNVPQYDFSWQTAYYFKQAKAIPKGTRIMVTAYFDNSTKNKYNPDPTKAVRYGEPTYDEMMIGWLDYTNDNERVKPTTALNLSQPGQ
- a CDS encoding membrane dipeptidase, with the translated sequence MQRMISIFCLLALAALPAFAQQPDKIAEKAKKIHFSSIVIDTHIDTTPRLQREGWKFTDEHTDNALDLPRMKKGGLNALFFSIFMSGTVTGPLAVNNSLERIAAVHKLAADMPDQVMLCTTAADIRKAHKQGKVAALMGMEGGHMINNSLPLLRMYAELGVRYLTLTHSVNTDWADSSGDAPKHNGLTDFGKDVVRELNKLGVLVDISHVADKTFFDALAVSQAPMIASHSSCRAVAGHPRNMTDEMIKALAAKGGVIQINYLDSFIDEGLYQYGLKTADAQRAIMQQLGGQNPENRAKAREEVAKQFGPAPKVSWEKIVEHIDHAVKLVGADHVGLGSDFDGGSMPEGMKDCTQLPKITEALLRKGYAEKDIRNILGENTVRLLGEVEKVAARLQRR
- a CDS encoding PhoPQ-activated pathogenicity-related family protein — protein: MIRRMQIVVMLWLALSAAVFAQERQTALDRYIAQKDAVYGWKLVNTIKAPGLTGYVLELTSQTWRSAKDVDRPVWKHWLTVVKPDKLASGAAGRSALLYIGGGSNKDAAPTKLSERATMIASDTNTVVAELGMVPNQPLYFTDSPDKGRSEDDLIAYTRVKHFTTKDDFWLVRLAMVKSGVRALDAVQEFLASEAGGKLKIDQFVITGGSKRGWTTWLVGTVDKRVMAIAPMVIDALNSEAITRHHFEVYGFFSSALNDYVNHGLFPHKIGTPEYQAVLGIEDPFNYRQRASLKMPKFMINASGDQFFLPDNSQFYYGELPEEKHIRYVPNAKHDLAGSDALQSLAAFYQAVITNKPRPQFTWRKAADGTLTVTPKDKPREVNLWQATNSKARDFRLDVLGKAYTSTPLQAETNGAYVGRVAKPASGYTAFFVELVYDSGGKYPFKFTTEVSVVPDVLPHKWAEAATKYASTKK
- a CDS encoding flippase-like domain-containing protein — protein: MKARAHLLTLISLLGGAALFVFILQRFDAHELWQRVRALDGRFAWILIVSGLRPVLRALAWLRCLHEDERGVGLFCVWRARVIGDAIGNLTTAGPLLAEPARLVIFSAHLPLATVVASQTLELFSYVLSACVVMLAGALVLLTVTGWHTPLGLVSAGLALGLGTFLLVAALVWWRRWSLIELLRKVGAHISSLHQVFHSIIQRLEAPLQKLQRLEEHHFKFYRQRPRDFAWVCVYEAGFHLFGVLEIWLTLHLLGVHTSWLAVFLFEAIGRFINFAFAFVPVRLGVDEASAGLLAEVLGLGSLTGVALAVYRKLRVLFWTAVGLLLLLSFYVQRKRGELKS
- a CDS encoding RNA-binding transcriptional accessory protein → MTFETWFQDLHAAISLASADAVLKLTTEGGTVPFIARYRKEQTGNLDEVAIQRVIDAKERWDEIIKRQTFIVEEIERQGKLTDELKNKILATFNLDSLEDLYLPYKQKRKTKATVAKEAGLEPLADWVWNVGHGAAIAEPGQLLDVYALAFYNEEAKITDAAAAIQGAQDILIERLSETQELREFTRKYVFEKAHARTGKSDKAKQHSKYEKYFDYCEPIQPLLKPENSHRYLAMRRGWMEEELTLNLGAGLIPSTTQEGAQEIDPNYEAGLLARYESAAVSNEAAEQAIKDLLLKAARMAMKAYVVPSIETEVHRALKEVADEAAIKVFAENVRKLLLAAPFGSKAVLGVDPGIRTGCKLALVDDAGKYITSTVMHLQGEGDKSKAKKLLEETVKNGHVRAIAVGNGTAGRETELFVREALKEAGHGNIPVVMVNESGASIYSASETAREEFPDLDLTVRGAISIARRLQDPLAELVKTDPKSIGVGQYQHDVSQPALKKGLDFVVDSCVNSVGVNLNTASYHLLEHVAGIGPSLAKKIVEQRSAIGLFTSRQQLLDIPRFSKKTFEQAAGFLRIASAEHPLDNTGVHPERYPQLEALAARLGKTVADLTGPGVALVKQDEALKAEVGEFTFADIVAELSKPGRDPREEFQAFTFREDIHAVSDLQPGMVCPGIVTNVTNFGAFVDIGVHQDGLVHISQLSDRFVKDPRDVVNPGDRVSVRVLEINLDKNQIALTMKSNAEVVRSQPREQAAAVGGERRPRGDNRGNDRRPPQDNRRNDPRDNRQRDERKPKAFNNPFADQLANWKKS